In Cytobacillus oceanisediminis, the following proteins share a genomic window:
- the folP gene encoding dihydropteroate synthase, which produces MSKTTIQCGPYTLDYGKKTIVMGILNATPDSFSDGGKYSQQDLAVKHALEMVENGADIIDVGGESTRPGFDPVPADEELKRVLPVIEAISKEVDVPISIDTYKAEVARQAIEAGAHIINDVWGAKVDPEMAAAAAETGAPIILMHNRKDMEYTSFFRDVMNDLYESIALVKSAGVKDENIILDPGIGFAKDLNYNLEMMRDLDKLVAIGYPVLLGTSKKRMIGTILDLPVEERTEGTGATVCYGIQKGCQMIRIHDVKEMSRMAKMMDALMGKGEYNG; this is translated from the coding sequence ATGTCTAAAACAACAATTCAGTGTGGGCCATATACGCTAGATTACGGGAAGAAAACCATTGTAATGGGAATTTTAAATGCAACGCCTGACTCCTTTTCGGATGGGGGCAAATACAGTCAGCAGGATCTGGCAGTCAAGCATGCTCTGGAAATGGTTGAAAACGGAGCAGATATCATTGATGTCGGCGGAGAGTCAACCCGTCCGGGATTTGATCCGGTGCCTGCAGACGAAGAGCTGAAGCGTGTTCTTCCTGTTATTGAGGCAATTTCAAAAGAAGTGGATGTTCCGATATCCATTGATACCTATAAAGCCGAGGTCGCCAGGCAGGCCATTGAAGCCGGGGCCCACATTATCAATGATGTGTGGGGAGCCAAAGTGGATCCTGAAATGGCGGCAGCTGCAGCAGAAACAGGAGCGCCGATCATCTTAATGCATAACCGCAAGGATATGGAATACACATCCTTTTTCCGTGATGTCATGAATGACCTGTACGAAAGCATTGCGCTTGTAAAGTCTGCAGGTGTTAAAGACGAGAATATCATCCTTGACCCGGGCATCGGCTTTGCTAAGGACTTGAACTATAATCTGGAAATGATGAGGGATTTGGACAAGCTTGTGGCCATCGGGTATCCTGTGCTGCTTGGCACATCGAAGAAGCGGATGATCGGAACCATCCTGGACCTTCCGGTTGAGGAGCGGACAGAAGGAACGGGAGCGACGGTTTGCTACGGCATCCAAAAGGGCTGCCAGATGATCCGCATTCATGATGTAAAGGAAATGAGCCGAATGGCTAAAATGATGGACGCTTTAATGGGAAAAGGTGAATACAATGGATAA
- the lysS gene encoding lysine--tRNA ligase: MISVSQSHEELNDQLKVRREKMSSLREQGMDPFGKRFDRSHQSNELIEQYGELEKEEIEEKDISVTLAGRIMTKRGKGKAGFAHVQDLSGQIQIYVRKDAVGEESYSIFETADLGDIVGISGKLFKTKVGELSVKAEEFILLTKSLRPLPDKFHGLKDVEQRYRQRYLDLIMSEESKKTFVTRSRIIQSMRRYLDSHGYLEVETPMMHSIAGGASARPFITHHNALDMELYMRIAIELHLKRLIVGGLEKVYEIGRVFRNEGVSTRHNPEFTMIELYEAYADYRDIMSLTENLIAHIAQEVLGTTTVQYGEYEVDLKPEWKRLHMVDAIKEYTGVDFWKETSKEEAHQLAKEHGVEIKDNMEYGHIVNEFFEQKVEEKLIQPTFIYGHPVEISPLAKKNDEDSRFTDRFELFIVAREHANAFTELNDPIDQRERFEAQLKEREEGNDEAHMMDDDFIEALEYGMPPTGGLGIGIDRVVMLLTNSPSIRDVLLFPLMRHR; encoded by the coding sequence ATGATTTCAGTGAGCCAGAGTCATGAAGAATTAAATGACCAGTTGAAAGTAAGACGCGAGAAAATGAGCAGCTTGCGCGAACAGGGAATGGATCCTTTCGGGAAACGTTTCGACCGTTCACACCAAAGCAATGAATTAATTGAGCAATACGGTGAACTTGAGAAGGAAGAAATTGAGGAAAAGGATATTTCTGTTACACTGGCAGGCCGCATTATGACAAAGCGCGGAAAAGGGAAAGCCGGATTCGCCCATGTACAGGATTTATCAGGGCAAATTCAAATCTATGTCCGCAAAGATGCTGTTGGAGAAGAAAGCTACTCCATCTTCGAAACTGCTGACCTGGGAGATATTGTCGGGATCAGCGGCAAGCTCTTTAAAACAAAAGTAGGCGAACTGTCTGTTAAAGCGGAGGAATTTATCCTTCTGACTAAATCCCTGCGTCCGCTGCCGGATAAGTTCCACGGGCTGAAGGACGTTGAGCAGCGCTACCGTCAGCGTTACCTGGATCTCATTATGAGTGAGGAAAGCAAAAAGACTTTCGTCACGAGAAGCCGCATTATCCAATCCATGCGCCGCTACCTTGACAGCCATGGCTACCTTGAAGTTGAAACACCTATGATGCATTCCATTGCAGGGGGAGCATCTGCACGTCCATTTATCACTCATCATAATGCGCTGGATATGGAACTCTATATGCGTATCGCGATTGAGCTTCATCTGAAGCGTCTGATTGTGGGCGGTCTTGAAAAGGTATATGAAATTGGCCGGGTATTCCGTAATGAAGGTGTTTCTACACGGCACAATCCTGAATTCACTATGATTGAATTATACGAAGCATATGCTGACTATAGAGATATCATGAGCCTGACTGAAAACCTTATTGCCCATATCGCTCAAGAGGTGCTTGGAACAACTACTGTGCAATACGGCGAGTACGAAGTGGATTTAAAGCCTGAATGGAAAAGGCTTCATATGGTAGATGCCATTAAGGAATACACTGGGGTAGACTTCTGGAAAGAAACAAGTAAGGAAGAAGCCCATCAGCTTGCGAAGGAGCATGGTGTTGAAATCAAAGACAATATGGAATATGGTCATATTGTTAATGAATTCTTCGAGCAGAAGGTTGAAGAGAAATTAATTCAGCCGACCTTCATCTATGGACATCCTGTTGAAATCTCGCCGCTTGCGAAGAAAAATGACGAAGACTCGCGCTTTACTGATCGTTTTGAATTATTTATTGTAGCACGTGAACATGCAAATGCCTTCACTGAGCTGAATGATCCAATTGATCAGCGCGAACGCTTTGAAGCACAGCTAAAAGAACGTGAAGAGGGCAATGATGAAGCACATATGATGGATGATGATTTTATTGAAGCTCTTGAATACGGCATGCCGCCAACAGGCGGACTGGGCATCGGAATCGATCGAGTTGTCATGCTGCTGACAAATTCACCTTCTATTAGAGATGTACTGTTATTCCCGCTAATGCGTCACCGTTAA
- the folB gene encoding dihydroneopterin aldolase yields MDKIYVNRMEFYGYHGVFPEETRLGQRFAVDLAVEADLKKAGETDNLDDSINYGELYAVCKEVVEGEPYKLVEAVAEKLAAELLSRFPLILQLTVKVIKPDPPIPGHYQSVAVEITRGRS; encoded by the coding sequence ATGGATAAAATTTATGTGAACCGAATGGAGTTTTACGGCTACCATGGTGTTTTCCCGGAAGAAACACGGCTTGGCCAGCGCTTTGCTGTTGACCTTGCTGTCGAAGCAGACCTGAAAAAGGCGGGGGAAACCGATAATCTTGATGACTCCATCAACTATGGCGAGCTGTATGCAGTGTGCAAAGAGGTTGTGGAAGGGGAGCCCTATAAGCTGGTTGAAGCTGTCGCAGAAAAGCTGGCAGCAGAACTTCTTTCCCGGTTCCCGCTTATTCTGCAGCTGACGGTCAAAGTGATCAAGCCTGATCCGCCTATTCCCGGCCACTATCAGTCAGTAGCCGTCGAGATTACGAGAGGCAGATCATGA
- the pabA gene encoding aminodeoxychorismate/anthranilate synthase component II: MIYMIDNYDSFTYNLVQYLGELGEELVVKRNDETSISEIGSMQPKFLMISPGPCSPNEAGISLKAIEAFAGKIPVFGVCLGHQSIAQVFGGDVVQAERLMHGKTSDIFHDGKSIFKDLPNPFPATRYHSLIVKKETLPECLEVSAWTAEGEIMAIRHKELPVEGVQFHPESIMTTAGKELLQNFIQHYKASLQAEGL, translated from the coding sequence ATGATTTATATGATCGATAATTATGATTCTTTTACGTATAATCTCGTACAGTATCTCGGTGAATTAGGCGAAGAGCTGGTTGTCAAAAGAAACGATGAAACATCGATTTCTGAAATAGGCAGTATGCAGCCGAAGTTCCTGATGATCTCTCCGGGTCCGTGCAGCCCGAATGAAGCAGGCATCAGCCTGAAAGCCATTGAAGCTTTTGCGGGCAAAATCCCGGTCTTTGGCGTTTGTCTTGGACATCAGTCAATTGCTCAAGTATTCGGAGGCGATGTGGTGCAGGCAGAGCGTCTGATGCATGGAAAAACCTCTGACATTTTTCATGATGGAAAGTCTATATTTAAAGACCTGCCCAACCCTTTTCCTGCTACCCGCTACCATTCGCTGATTGTCAAAAAGGAAACACTTCCTGAATGTCTTGAGGTTTCAGCATGGACAGCTGAGGGAGAGATTATGGCCATTCGCCATAAGGAATTGCCTGTAGAAGGTGTTCAATTCCACCCTGAGTCAATTATGACCACGGCCGGAAAGGAACTCCTTCAGAATTTTATTCAGCATTACAAAGCGTCACTGCAGGCAGAGGGGCTGTAA
- a CDS encoding helix-turn-helix domain-containing protein: protein MEAEKWGRRIRAFRKLKGFTQEGFARELGVSVSILGEIERGNRMPAPALIEQIAQALKVTQEELAPRQEQD, encoded by the coding sequence ATGGAAGCAGAAAAATGGGGAAGACGTATTCGCGCTTTTCGAAAGCTAAAAGGATTTACACAAGAAGGATTTGCAAGAGAACTCGGTGTATCGGTTTCAATTTTAGGTGAAATTGAAAGAGGAAACCGGATGCCTGCACCGGCTTTAATCGAGCAGATCGCGCAGGCGCTTAAAGTGACACAGGAAGAATTGGCTCCCAGACAGGAGCAGGATTAA
- the pabC gene encoding aminodeoxychorismate lyase, translating to MYIYMNGEIVRKEEARISPFDHGFLYGMGLFETFRVYNGHPFLLDDHLERLNRSLKAINIEAFYTREQVLAALDMLLGKNGYHNAYIRMNVSAGNGEIGLQTDSYKNPNTIIFCKPLPPRSASAEKQAVMLEIPRNTPEGAERLKSHHYLNNILAKKEAGDDPGIEGIFLTRDGYLAEGITSNLFWIRDGHLFTPSLHTGILNGITREFVIRLAGKMGMNVEEGLYRPEAVRDADEVFVTNSIQEIVPMFSFDGHSMPGLSGKKTSELQMHYENNCEHLWSRNEL from the coding sequence TTGTATATTTATATGAATGGGGAAATTGTCAGGAAAGAGGAGGCCAGGATCTCTCCTTTTGATCATGGCTTTTTATATGGAATGGGGCTGTTTGAGACGTTCCGTGTCTATAATGGGCATCCCTTTTTATTGGACGATCATCTGGAGAGGCTGAACCGAAGCCTTAAAGCGATAAATATCGAAGCATTTTATACCAGGGAACAGGTGCTCGCAGCGCTGGATATGCTGCTGGGAAAAAACGGATACCATAATGCCTATATCCGGATGAATGTGTCAGCGGGTAACGGGGAGATTGGCCTGCAGACAGATTCGTACAAAAACCCGAATACGATTATTTTCTGCAAACCGCTTCCGCCAAGAAGTGCAAGCGCAGAAAAGCAGGCAGTGATGCTTGAGATTCCCCGCAATACACCTGAAGGGGCCGAACGTCTGAAGTCCCACCATTATTTAAATAACATTCTGGCTAAAAAGGAAGCGGGGGACGATCCAGGCATAGAAGGGATCTTCCTGACCAGGGATGGCTACCTGGCAGAAGGAATCACTTCGAACTTATTCTGGATTCGTGATGGCCATTTATTTACCCCGTCTCTTCATACCGGCATACTAAACGGCATTACCCGGGAATTTGTAATCAGGCTTGCCGGAAAGATGGGGATGAATGTGGAGGAAGGCCTGTACAGACCAGAAGCTGTAAGAGATGCGGATGAAGTTTTTGTCACGAACTCCATCCAGGAAATTGTGCCAATGTTCTCGTTTGACGGCCATTCAATGCCAGGGTTATCCGGGAAGAAAACATCGGAGCTCCAGATGCACTATGAAAACAACTGTGAACACTTATGGAGCAGGAATGAACTGTAG
- the dusB gene encoding tRNA dihydrouridine synthase DusB translates to MFKIGDIELKNRVVLAPMAGVCNSAFRLTVKEFGAGLVCAEMVSDKGIVLQNEKTMNMLYIDEREKPLSLQIFGGKKETLVEAAKFVDQNTNADIIDINMGCPVPKITKCDAGAKWLLDPDKIYEMVSAVTAAVEKPVTVKMRMGWDEDHIYAVKNAQAVERAGGKAIALHGRTRVQMYEGQANWDIIREVKQNINIPLIGNGDVETPQDAKRMLDETGCDGVMIGRAALGNPWMIYRTVKYLETGESMGEPSVREKMDVCILHLDRLISLKGEHIAVLEMRKHAAWYLKGIRGNAKVRNGINESNTREELVGVLNALVIDAEEKERSQIQAV, encoded by the coding sequence ATGTTTAAAATAGGTGATATCGAGCTGAAAAACCGTGTGGTACTGGCTCCAATGGCCGGAGTATGCAATTCCGCTTTCCGTCTGACTGTGAAAGAATTCGGTGCCGGTCTTGTATGTGCTGAGATGGTCAGCGACAAAGGCATTGTCCTCCAGAACGAAAAGACGATGAACATGCTTTATATTGATGAGAGAGAAAAGCCGCTAAGCCTGCAGATTTTCGGAGGCAAAAAAGAGACGCTTGTAGAAGCGGCGAAATTTGTAGATCAAAATACCAATGCGGATATCATCGACATTAACATGGGCTGCCCTGTCCCTAAAATCACCAAATGTGATGCAGGTGCCAAGTGGCTGCTTGACCCGGATAAAATTTATGAAATGGTTTCTGCTGTAACAGCCGCTGTTGAAAAGCCGGTTACCGTAAAAATGCGGATGGGCTGGGATGAAGATCACATCTACGCTGTTAAAAACGCTCAGGCGGTTGAGCGCGCAGGGGGCAAAGCTATAGCCCTTCACGGCCGGACGCGCGTCCAGATGTATGAAGGACAAGCGAACTGGGATATTATTCGCGAAGTAAAGCAGAACATTAACATTCCGCTAATCGGAAATGGTGATGTGGAAACACCTCAGGATGCCAAGCGCATGCTGGATGAAACAGGCTGTGACGGTGTCATGATCGGACGGGCTGCACTGGGGAACCCATGGATGATTTACCGTACAGTCAAATACCTTGAGACGGGTGAATCAATGGGCGAGCCTTCTGTACGAGAGAAGATGGATGTGTGCATCCTCCATTTGGACCGCCTGATTTCATTAAAGGGTGAACATATCGCTGTACTCGAAATGCGAAAGCATGCTGCATGGTACCTGAAAGGAATCCGCGGCAATGCGAAGGTCCGCAATGGAATCAATGAATCCAATACAAGAGAAGAATTGGTGGGCGTTCTTAACGCTCTTGTCATTGATGCAGAAGAAAAAGAAAGAAGCCAGATACAGGCTGTATAA
- the folK gene encoding 2-amino-4-hydroxy-6-hydroxymethyldihydropteridine diphosphokinase: MKNTAFIALGSNIGSRFDHLKKAVEMIDQLPQTQVVNTSSVYETDPVGYEDQEQFLNMAIQISTGLDPFELLDACLDIELKLGRKREIHWGPRTIDLDILLYSHENIETEKLIVPHPRMHERAFVLVPLLEVDSSIRLPKMERPLISILEDIPDREGVRIWKQKNGEDVFALFES; encoded by the coding sequence ATGAAGAACACCGCTTTTATTGCGCTTGGCTCAAATATCGGAAGCCGGTTTGACCACTTGAAGAAAGCAGTTGAGATGATTGATCAGCTTCCGCAAACCCAAGTGGTAAATACTTCATCTGTTTATGAAACAGATCCGGTCGGTTATGAAGATCAAGAACAATTTTTGAATATGGCAATCCAAATTTCTACCGGCTTAGATCCTTTTGAATTGCTGGATGCGTGCCTTGATATCGAATTAAAACTTGGGAGAAAAAGGGAAATCCATTGGGGCCCGCGGACAATAGACCTTGACATTTTGCTGTATAGTCACGAAAATATTGAAACAGAGAAGCTAATAGTTCCTCATCCTCGGATGCATGAAAGAGCGTTTGTCCTTGTTCCTCTTTTAGAGGTTGATTCCAGCATCAGGCTTCCGAAGATGGAGCGGCCTTTAATTTCAATACTGGAAGATATACCTGACAGAGAGGGAGTACGGATATGGAAGCAGAAAAATGGGGAAGACGTATTCGCGCTTTTCGAAAGCTAA